A window of the Rhizobium viscosum genome harbors these coding sequences:
- a CDS encoding SURF1 family protein, translating to MTDISSDQQDRPRSAVTLAILGIGLLALVAALIALGTWQVYRLSWKLDLIARVDARVHAEPVTPPTRANWGKVNTADDEYRRVTATGTFENDKETLVAASTALGAGYWVMTPLRLADGSAISINRGFVPTDRRAPASQSQSQITGLTTVTGLMRMTEPKGILLRSNDPAADRWYSRDVSAIAEKRGIVDVAPFFIDADATPNAGGLPVGGLTVLDFPNNHLVYAITWYVLAIMVAGLLVYIVRNEVRLRRIS from the coding sequence ATGACCGATATCTCTTCCGACCAACAGGACAGGCCGCGTTCGGCCGTCACGCTTGCGATTCTTGGCATCGGCCTTCTCGCCCTCGTCGCCGCCTTGATCGCGCTCGGCACCTGGCAGGTCTATCGACTCTCCTGGAAGCTCGATCTGATCGCCCGCGTCGATGCGCGCGTTCACGCCGAGCCCGTCACCCCGCCGACTCGCGCCAACTGGGGTAAGGTCAATACCGCCGATGACGAATACCGGCGAGTGACCGCAACAGGCACCTTCGAAAACGACAAGGAAACGCTGGTCGCCGCATCAACTGCGCTCGGCGCCGGCTACTGGGTGATGACACCCCTCAGGCTCGCGGACGGCAGCGCGATATCGATCAATCGCGGCTTCGTACCGACCGACCGTCGCGCCCCGGCCTCACAATCGCAAAGTCAGATCACCGGGCTGACAACCGTCACGGGGCTGATGCGCATGACCGAGCCGAAGGGCATCTTGCTGCGCTCCAATGATCCGGCTGCCGACCGCTGGTATTCGCGCGATGTCTCAGCCATCGCCGAAAAGCGTGGTATTGTGGACGTTGCCCCCTTCTTCATCGACGCTGACGCGACACCCAATGCCGGCGGCTTGCCAGTGGGAGGGCTGACAGTCCTCGACTTCCCGAACAACCACCTTGTCTATGCGATCACTTGGTATGTGCTGGCGATCATGGTGGCGGGCCTGCTCGTCTATATTGTGCGGAACGAAGTCAGGCTTCGCAGAATCTCTTGA
- the cyoD gene encoding cytochrome o ubiquinol oxidase subunit IV, which yields MSSQAPAHEDAHEAHHGHSHGHQAGHGSFKSYVTGFILSVILTAIPFWLVMGEVFDNHVVTAIFVMVLGAVQIVVHMIFFLHMNTKSEGGWTIMALIFTIIIVAIALSGSLWVMYHLNTNMMPMSPEMMKNMP from the coding sequence ATGAGTTCGCAAGCACCCGCACATGAGGATGCCCACGAGGCTCACCACGGCCACAGCCATGGGCATCAGGCCGGTCACGGCAGTTTCAAGAGCTACGTGACGGGCTTTATTCTGTCCGTCATCCTGACTGCCATCCCCTTCTGGCTGGTCATGGGAGAGGTCTTCGATAATCATGTCGTGACCGCCATCTTCGTGATGGTGCTCGGCGCCGTCCAGATCGTCGTTCACATGATCTTCTTCCTGCACATGAACACGAAGTCGGAAGGCGGCTGGACGATCATGGCGCTGATCTTCACGATCATCATCGTCGCGATCGCTCTCTCGGGTTCGCTCTGGGTCATGTATCATCTGAATACGAACATGATGCCGATGAGCCCTGAAATGATGAAGAACATGCCATAA
- the cyoC gene encoding cytochrome o ubiquinol oxidase subunit III, giving the protein MSDHTIDTAEKPEFYLTEDHHPENSTNLGFWLYLMSDSLIFSVLFATHAVLGRSYAAGPSPADLFDLPLVAINTSMLLLSSITYGFAMLQMERNAKAETLFWLAVTGLFGAAFLGLELYEFVHLIHEGAGPQRSAFLSSFFTLVGTHGLHVTFGIIWLITLMVQVSMHGLHEANRRRLMCLSMFWHFLDVVWIGVFSFVYLMGVLG; this is encoded by the coding sequence ATGAGCGATCATACTATCGACACGGCCGAAAAGCCTGAATTCTATCTCACGGAAGACCATCATCCGGAAAACAGCACCAATCTGGGCTTCTGGCTCTATCTGATGAGCGACAGCCTGATCTTCTCGGTGTTGTTTGCCACCCATGCCGTGCTCGGCCGCAGCTATGCGGCCGGTCCGTCGCCGGCTGATCTGTTCGATCTGCCGCTGGTTGCCATCAACACCTCGATGCTGCTGCTTTCCTCCATCACCTATGGTTTTGCGATGCTGCAGATGGAGCGAAACGCAAAGGCGGAAACGCTGTTCTGGCTGGCAGTGACCGGCCTTTTCGGCGCGGCCTTCCTCGGCCTCGAGCTTTACGAGTTCGTACACCTCATCCACGAGGGCGCCGGTCCGCAGCGCAGCGCCTTCCTGTCGTCTTTCTTCACGCTGGTCGGTACGCACGGTCTGCACGTCACCTTCGGCATCATCTGGCTGATCACGCTTATGGTGCAGGTTTCCATGCATGGCCTGCATGAAGCCAACCGCCGCCGCCTGATGTGCCTTTCCATGTTCTGGCACTTCCTCGATGTCGTCTGGATCGGCGTCTTTTCCTTCGTTTACCTGATGGGAGTTCTCGGATGA
- the cyoB gene encoding cytochrome o ubiquinol oxidase subunit I, producing the protein MFSNPDLLKFIFGRLTLDAIPYHEPILVVTFIGVVIGAIAVLGIITYFKFWGSLWRDWICSVDHKKIGIMYVILAVIMLLRGFSDAILMRVQQAIAFNGNEGPLPPHHYDQIFTAHGVIMIFFVAMPFVTGLMNFVVPLQIGARDVSFPFLNNFSFWMTTAGAIIIMISLFIGEFAQTGWLAYPPLSGAAYSPGVGVDYYIWGLQVAGVGTTLSGINLIATIVKMRAPGMTFMKMPVFTWTALCTNILIVASFPILTATLALLSLDRYAGTNFFTNDLGGNPMMYVNLIWIWGHPEVYILVLPAFGIFSEVVATFSGKRLFGYASMVYATCVIMILSYLVWLHHFFTMGSGASVNSFFGITTMIISIPTGAKMFNWLFTMYRGRIRYEVPMLWTVGFMVTFVIGGMTGVMLAVPPADFVLHNSLFLIAHFHNVIIGGVLFGMFAGVNYWFPKAFGFKLDPFWGKMSFWFWQIGFWFAFMPLYVLGLMGVTRRMSQFDDPSLQIWFIIAAFGVGLIALGIASFLIQIVVSFMKREELRDDSGDPWDGRTLEWSTSSPPPDYNFAFTPVVHDHDSWYDMKNRGYERPLGGFKPIHMPKNTGTGAILSAISVALAFGLIWYMWWLVVVSAVALLVVAIGHTFNYKRDFYIPADEVNETEGKRTRLLAEQV; encoded by the coding sequence ATGTTTTCCAATCCTGACCTCCTGAAGTTCATCTTCGGCCGGTTGACCCTCGATGCGATCCCCTATCACGAGCCGATCCTGGTCGTGACCTTCATCGGCGTCGTCATTGGCGCCATCGCAGTGCTTGGCATCATCACCTATTTCAAGTTCTGGGGTTCGCTCTGGCGCGACTGGATCTGCAGCGTCGATCACAAGAAGATCGGCATCATGTATGTGATCCTGGCCGTCATCATGCTTTTGCGCGGCTTCTCTGATGCCATCCTGATGCGCGTGCAGCAGGCGATTGCCTTCAATGGCAATGAAGGCCCGCTGCCGCCGCACCATTACGACCAGATCTTCACCGCCCACGGCGTCATCATGATCTTCTTCGTGGCGATGCCCTTTGTCACCGGCCTCATGAACTTCGTGGTGCCGCTGCAGATCGGTGCCCGCGACGTTTCCTTCCCGTTCCTGAACAACTTCTCGTTCTGGATGACGACGGCGGGCGCGATCATCATCATGATCTCGCTCTTCATCGGCGAATTCGCCCAGACCGGCTGGCTCGCTTATCCGCCGCTGTCGGGTGCCGCCTATAGTCCTGGAGTCGGCGTCGATTATTATATCTGGGGCCTGCAGGTCGCTGGTGTCGGCACAACACTGTCAGGCATCAACCTGATCGCTACCATCGTGAAGATGCGTGCTCCGGGCATGACCTTCATGAAGATGCCGGTCTTCACCTGGACGGCGCTCTGCACCAACATCCTGATCGTCGCTTCATTCCCGATCCTGACAGCAACGCTCGCTCTCCTGTCGCTCGACCGCTATGCCGGCACGAACTTCTTCACGAACGACCTCGGCGGCAATCCGATGATGTATGTCAACCTCATCTGGATCTGGGGCCACCCGGAAGTCTACATCCTCGTGCTGCCGGCCTTCGGCATCTTCTCGGAAGTGGTTGCGACCTTCTCCGGCAAGCGCCTCTTCGGCTACGCTTCGATGGTCTATGCTACCTGCGTGATCATGATCCTGTCCTATCTCGTCTGGCTGCACCACTTCTTCACGATGGGTTCGGGCGCTTCCGTCAACTCCTTCTTCGGCATCACTACGATGATCATCTCGATCCCGACGGGGGCGAAGATGTTCAATTGGCTCTTCACCATGTATCGTGGCCGTATCCGCTACGAAGTGCCGATGCTGTGGACGGTCGGCTTCATGGTGACCTTCGTCATCGGCGGCATGACCGGCGTCATGCTTGCCGTCCCGCCGGCCGACTTCGTGCTGCATAACTCGCTATTCCTGATCGCCCACTTTCACAACGTGATCATCGGGGGCGTTCTCTTCGGCATGTTCGCCGGGGTGAACTACTGGTTCCCCAAGGCTTTCGGCTTCAAGCTCGATCCCTTCTGGGGCAAGATGAGCTTCTGGTTCTGGCAGATCGGCTTCTGGTTCGCCTTCATGCCGCTCTACGTGCTCGGCCTGATGGGCGTCACCCGCCGCATGAGCCAGTTCGACGATCCGTCGCTGCAGATCTGGTTCATCATCGCCGCCTTCGGCGTCGGCCTGATCGCGCTTGGCATCGCGTCCTTCCTGATCCAGATCGTCGTCTCCTTCATGAAGCGTGAGGAACTGCGCGACGATAGCGGCGATCCGTGGGATGGCCGCACGCTGGAATGGTCGACCTCCTCGCCGCCGCCGGATTACAACTTCGCCTTCACGCCGGTCGTGCACGATCACGACAGCTGGTACGACATGAAGAACCGTGGCTACGAGCGTCCGCTCGGCGGCTTCAAGCCGATCCACATGCCGAAGAATACCGGTACCGGCGCGATTCTGTCCGCCATCAGCGTCGCGCTCGCCTTCGGCCTGATCTGGTACATGTGGTGGCTCGTCGTCGTCTCCGCCGTCGCCCTGCTCGTCGTCGCGATCGGCCATACCTTCAACTACAAGCGTGACTTCTACATTCCCGCGGATGAAGTCAACGAAACGGAAGGCAAGCGCACACGGCTGCTTGCCGAACAGGTGTAA
- the cyoA gene encoding ubiquinol oxidase subunit II, with amino-acid sequence MPKLQKFSRLLLILPLFFLAGCNMVVMSPSGDIATQQRDLIIVSTVLMLLIIIPVIFLTLFFAWRYRRSNTAADYAPEWHHSTRLEIVIWSAPLAIIIALGAVTWISTHKLDPYRPLDRIDADRAIPADTKPLTVEVVALDWKWLFFYPDLGIATVNELAAPVDVPIDFKITASSVMNSFFIPALAGQVYAMPGMQTRLHAVINKEGEYDGFSANYSGEGFSHMRFKFHGLNQQGFDAWVAQVKQRGTMLNRDAYLKLEKPSEKEPVRYYAGADADLYDAILNMCATPGKMCASEMMHIDMMGGGGKESEENREKLTYDNRHADEGIVAPAATVPATGAPARSEPAESTDGNSMQNMPGMDMQHEGHSMPGSGNGGDPAPAQLNNNN; translated from the coding sequence GTGCCAAAACTGCAGAAGTTTTCCCGCCTTCTATTAATCTTGCCGCTGTTTTTTTTGGCAGGATGCAACATGGTGGTCATGTCGCCTTCGGGCGATATCGCCACCCAACAGCGTGACCTCATCATCGTCTCCACGGTGCTAATGCTGCTGATCATCATTCCGGTGATCTTCCTCACACTGTTTTTCGCCTGGCGCTACCGGCGCTCCAATACGGCCGCGGACTACGCGCCCGAATGGCATCATTCCACGCGCCTCGAAATCGTGATCTGGTCGGCGCCGCTCGCCATCATTATCGCGCTTGGCGCCGTCACCTGGATTTCCACGCACAAGCTCGATCCCTACCGCCCGCTCGACCGTATCGATGCGGACCGTGCCATTCCGGCAGATACGAAGCCGTTGACCGTCGAGGTCGTGGCGCTCGACTGGAAATGGCTATTCTTCTATCCCGATCTCGGCATTGCGACGGTCAATGAGCTCGCAGCTCCTGTCGACGTGCCGATCGACTTCAAGATCACCGCCTCCTCGGTGATGAATTCCTTCTTCATCCCCGCCCTTGCCGGCCAGGTCTATGCCATGCCCGGCATGCAGACGAGACTGCATGCCGTCATCAACAAGGAAGGCGAGTATGACGGCTTCTCCGCAAATTACAGCGGCGAAGGCTTCTCGCACATGCGCTTCAAGTTCCACGGCCTGAACCAGCAGGGCTTCGACGCCTGGGTGGCGCAGGTCAAACAGCGCGGCACGATGCTCAATCGCGACGCCTATCTGAAGCTCGAAAAGCCGAGCGAGAAGGAACCGGTGCGCTATTATGCCGGCGCCGATGCCGATCTTTACGACGCGATCCTCAATATGTGCGCCACGCCCGGCAAGATGTGCGCGAGCGAGATGATGCACATCGACATGATGGGCGGCGGCGGCAAGGAAAGCGAAGAAAACCGCGAAAAGCTGACCTACGACAATCGCCATGCGGACGAAGGGATCGTCGCGCCTGCGGCCACCGTGCCTGCAACGGGCGCACCCGCACGCAGCGAGCCGGCCGAAAGCACTGATGGCAACAGCATGCAGAACATGCCCGGAATGGACATGCAGCATGAGGGTCATTCGATGCCCGGCTCGGGCAATGGCGGCGATCCGGCGCCGGCACAGCTCAACAATAACAATTAA